One part of the Elusimicrobiaceae bacterium genome encodes these proteins:
- a CDS encoding cation diffusion facilitator family transporter, whose translation MSETVKLKKRAAAVSVCSNLTLVSAKLMIGLVSGSVSVISEAIHSAVDLLAALIAYFAVSTSSKPADAEHSFGHGKYENVSGVAEALLIFIAAVWIIYEAVHKLVNPRPVEAAGLAAGVMAVSAVANIMVSRLLFRVGKQTDSVALVADAWHLLTDVYTSAGVMFALAVIWAGGIFAPSVNLGWVDPVAAIVVALMIMKAALELTLESSKDLLDHRLPESEEAEILHRMTALRPALVSFKNLRTRKAGHMRFISIDAVMPAEMTVEESHRITDLMSDKIGDVFPDALVTVHVEPCRRPQCPDLCRIRCCIARADNRN comes from the coding sequence ATGTCCGAAACTGTAAAACTGAAAAAGCGCGCGGCGGCGGTGTCGGTGTGTTCCAACCTGACGCTGGTGTCGGCAAAACTGATGATCGGGCTGGTGTCGGGTTCGGTGTCGGTGATTTCGGAGGCGATCCATTCGGCGGTGGATCTGCTGGCCGCACTGATCGCGTATTTCGCGGTGTCAACCTCGTCAAAGCCGGCGGACGCGGAGCACAGTTTCGGGCACGGGAAATATGAAAACGTGTCAGGCGTGGCGGAAGCGCTGCTGATTTTTATCGCCGCAGTCTGGATTATTTACGAGGCGGTGCATAAGCTGGTTAATCCCCGCCCGGTCGAGGCGGCGGGATTGGCGGCCGGTGTCATGGCGGTTTCAGCCGTGGCCAATATAATGGTGTCGAGGCTTCTTTTCAGGGTTGGCAAGCAGACCGATTCCGTGGCGCTGGTGGCCGACGCATGGCACCTGCTGACCGATGTTTATACATCGGCGGGCGTAATGTTCGCGCTGGCGGTTATCTGGGCCGGCGGGATATTTGCGCCATCGGTCAATCTGGGCTGGGTTGACCCGGTGGCGGCGATCGTGGTTGCGCTGATGATCATGAAGGCCGCGCTGGAACTGACGCTGGAATCGTCGAAAGATCTGCTGGACCACCGGCTGCCGGAATCGGAGGAGGCCGAAATCCTTCACCGCATGACCGCGTTGCGGCCCGCGCTTGTCAGTTTCAAGAATTTGCGCACCCGCAAGGCCGGGCATATGCGCTTTATTTCAATAGACGCGGTTATGCCGGCGGAAATGACGGTCGAGGAGTCGCACCGGATAACCGATCTGATGTCCGACAAAATCGGCGATGTGTTCCCGGATGCGCTGGTAACGGTTCATGTCGAGCCTTGCCGCAGGCCGCAATGCCCGGACCTGTGCCGGATCCGGTGCTGCATAGCGCGGGCCGATAACCGGAACTGA